The Streptomyces laurentii genome contains a region encoding:
- a CDS encoding transcriptional regulator, luxR family (identified by MetaGeneAnnotator; putative;~sequence version:1) yields MSRIEQSYLRRIGALPDEARRLLLVAAAEPVGDVPLLLRAAERLGIRADATVAAEAAGLIEFGPRVRFRHPLVRSAAYRAADPAVRREVHRALAEATDPEAGPDRRVWHRAHAAVAPDEALAGELERSAGRAEARGGLAAAAAFLRRATELTPDATVRGARAAAAAQAMFEAGAPNPALALLAAAELGPLDEALRARLARLRARIVFARRRDGEALPLLLDAAGRLTRVGDGEARAAYLDAIGAAVFAGRMYDIPIREIAEAARSAPCAPSPPRPADLLLHGLATWFTEGCTEGAPLVKPALLEFRRAAGTSTSCAGCG; encoded by the coding sequence GTGAGCCGGATCGAGCAGAGCTACCTGCGGCGGATCGGGGCGCTCCCGGACGAGGCGCGGCGGCTGCTCCTGGTGGCGGCCGCCGAGCCGGTGGGTGACGTGCCGTTGCTGCTGCGGGCCGCCGAACGGCTCGGCATCCGCGCGGATGCCACGGTGGCGGCCGAGGCCGCGGGGCTGATCGAGTTCGGCCCGCGGGTGCGGTTCCGTCATCCGCTGGTGCGTTCGGCGGCCTACCGGGCGGCCGATCCGGCAGTACGCCGGGAGGTGCACCGGGCGCTGGCCGAGGCGACCGATCCCGAGGCCGGCCCGGACCGCCGCGTCTGGCACCGGGCCCACGCGGCGGTCGCACCCGACGAGGCCCTGGCGGGTGAGCTGGAGCGTTCGGCCGGCCGGGCCGAGGCGCGCGGCGGTCTCGCGGCGGCGGCCGCCTTTCTGCGCCGTGCGACCGAGCTGACGCCCGATGCGACGGTACGGGGCGCGCGGGCGGCGGCCGCGGCTCAGGCGATGTTCGAGGCGGGGGCTCCGAATCCGGCGCTCGCCCTGCTGGCCGCCGCCGAACTGGGCCCGCTGGACGAGGCTCTGCGGGCGCGGCTCGCCCGGCTGCGCGCCCGGATCGTCTTCGCGCGCCGGCGCGACGGTGAGGCGTTGCCGCTGCTGCTCGACGCCGCCGGGCGGCTGACCCGGGTGGGCGACGGGGAGGCGCGGGCGGCGTACTTGGACGCGATCGGTGCCGCGGTCTTCGCCGGCCGTATGTACGACATTCCGATACGGGAGATAGCCGAGGCCGCGCGCTCGGCGCCGTGCGCGCCGAGCCCCCCGCGGCCCGCGGACCTCCTGCTCCACGGCCTGGCAACGTGGTTCACCGAGGGCTGTACCGAGGGCGCGCCCCTGGTGAAGCCCGCCCTCCTGGAATTCCGGCGCGCCGCCGGGACGAGCACGTCATGCGCTGGCTGTGGCTGA
- a CDS encoding luxR family transcriptional regulator fused with ATPase domain (AAA ATPase domain; pfam13191;~LuxR family transcriptional regulator fused with ATPase domain [Amycolatopsis mediterranei S699];~identified by MetaGeneAnnotator; putative), with product MALDEVVADTRAGRSQVLVLRGEAGVGKSALLEYLAENAAGCRVLRAVGVESEMELPFAGLHQLCAPLLGQLDRLPDPQHEALSVAFGLRAGGAPDRFLVGLAVLSLLAEVAEERPLVCVVDDAQWLDRVSAQTLAFAARRLLAERVALVCAVRTSEPAAGGDPWRGLREITVQGLRDDDAGALLDSLVPGRLDARVRDPIVAETHGNPLALLELTRGLNSGGAGRRVRSAGRAAAGEPDRAELPAADRGAPGRGAAAAPGGGRRAGG from the coding sequence ATGGCGCTGGACGAGGTGGTCGCCGATACGCGGGCGGGCCGGAGTCAGGTGCTCGTCCTGCGGGGCGAGGCGGGGGTCGGCAAGTCCGCGCTGCTGGAGTACCTCGCGGAGAACGCGGCCGGGTGCCGGGTCCTGCGGGCGGTCGGCGTCGAGTCCGAGATGGAGCTGCCGTTCGCCGGTCTGCATCAGCTGTGCGCACCCCTGCTGGGGCAGCTCGACCGTCTGCCCGATCCCCAACACGAAGCGCTGTCCGTGGCGTTCGGCCTGCGCGCCGGAGGTGCGCCGGACCGGTTCCTGGTCGGGCTCGCGGTGCTCAGCCTGCTGGCGGAGGTGGCCGAGGAGCGGCCGCTCGTCTGTGTGGTCGACGACGCCCAGTGGCTCGACCGGGTCTCCGCGCAGACCCTGGCGTTCGCCGCACGCCGGCTGCTCGCGGAGCGGGTGGCGCTGGTGTGCGCGGTACGGACGTCGGAGCCGGCCGCGGGCGGCGACCCGTGGCGGGGGCTGCGGGAGATCACGGTCCAGGGGCTACGAGACGACGACGCGGGCGCGCTGCTCGACTCGCTGGTTCCCGGACGGCTGGACGCACGGGTCCGGGACCCGATCGTCGCCGAGACCCACGGCAACCCGCTGGCCCTCCTGGAGCTGACGCGGGGCCTGAACTCGGGGGGAGCTGGCAGGCGGGTTCGGTCTGCCGGACGCGCTGCCGCTGGTGAGCCGGATCGAGCAGAGCTACCTGCGGCGGATCGGGGCGCTCCCGGACGAGGCGCGGCGGCTGCTCCTGGTGGCGGCCGCCGAGCCGGTGGGTGA
- a CDS encoding RNA polymerase sigma factor (COG1595 DNA-directed RNA polymerase specialized sigma subunit, sigma24 homolog;~DNA binding residues [nucleotide binding];~RNA polymerase sigma factor [Streptomyces bingchenggensis BCW-1];~RNA polymerase sigma-70 factor, TIGR02957 family;~Sigma-70 region 2; pfam04542;~Sigma70, region (SR) 4 refers to the most C-terminal of four conserved domains foundin Escherichia coli (Ec) sigma70, the main housekeeping sigma, and related sigma-factors (SFs). A SF isa dissociable subunit of RNA polymerase, it directs bacterial or...; cd06171;~identified by MetaGeneAnnotator; putative) yields MSLHLLESPESSTDRPAPPASAVSLDEAVSVFVALRPRLFAIAYRMLGSAAEAEDVVQDVWMRWQRTDRSAVVSPAAFLSRATTRLSINVTQSAWSRRRQHLDPLLPEPVDPGADPEARVQRAEELDHALLLVLGNLTPAEQAVYILREAFDYTYADIAERLRLSPVNVRKIASRARMRLRAAPRETVATREHRRLRAAFVAAARDGDIASLENALTPAVPSRARRNGIT; encoded by the coding sequence GTGTCCTTGCACCTGCTCGAGTCGCCGGAGTCGTCCACGGACCGCCCGGCGCCGCCCGCCTCGGCGGTCTCCCTGGACGAGGCCGTCTCCGTCTTCGTGGCATTGCGCCCCCGCCTGTTCGCCATCGCCTACCGGATGCTGGGCAGCGCGGCCGAGGCCGAGGACGTCGTCCAGGACGTGTGGATGCGCTGGCAGAGGACCGACCGCTCGGCGGTGGTCAGCCCCGCCGCCTTCCTGTCCCGCGCGACCACCCGGCTCTCCATCAACGTGACGCAGTCCGCCTGGTCCCGCCGGCGGCAGCACCTCGACCCCCTGCTGCCCGAGCCCGTCGACCCGGGCGCCGACCCCGAGGCCCGGGTCCAGCGGGCGGAGGAGCTCGACCACGCGCTGCTGCTCGTCCTCGGGAACCTCACTCCGGCCGAACAGGCCGTGTACATCCTGCGCGAGGCGTTCGACTACACCTACGCGGACATCGCCGAGAGGCTGCGGCTCAGCCCCGTCAACGTCCGCAAGATCGCGAGCCGCGCCCGCATGCGCCTCCGGGCCGCGCCGCGGGAGACCGTGGCCACGCGGGAACACCGGCGGCTGCGGGCGGCCTTCGTCGCGGCGGCCCGCGACGGGGACATCGCCTCCCTGGAGAACGCGCTCACCCCGGCCGTGCCGTCTCGGGCACGGCGGAACGGCATAACGTAA
- a CDS encoding transcriptional regulator, luxR family (identified by MetaGeneAnnotator; putative;~sequence version:1), with protein MRWLWLTWLVAGDLWDDETWDVLTTRAVRSARAKGALNFLPLALGYRAAAHAHAGEFALASALVDESAALTEATGQPPMAYPSLPLIAWRGDDDRAAELLESAAAWATTWGEGRAIGQKDYLLAVLYNGLGRYQDALARAGHAVEHEDLAVTGFALAELVEAGARGDTPEAAEAAAAALSRLEVRARAAGTDWALGVLARSAALLAEGPAADRLYREALDHLGRSRVAVHLARTHLVYGEWLRRENRRVDARRHLRTAYEMLRGFGAVAYAERAHRELLATGETLRRRTVEVRDPREALTAQEAQIARLAAGGMTNSEIGAELFISPRTVEWHLRKVFTKLDVNSRNKLHTALTRA; from the coding sequence ATGCGCTGGCTGTGGCTGACGTGGCTGGTCGCCGGCGATCTGTGGGACGACGAGACGTGGGACGTCCTGACGACCCGCGCGGTCCGGTCGGCCCGCGCGAAGGGCGCGCTCAACTTCCTTCCGCTGGCCCTGGGTTACCGGGCGGCGGCGCATGCGCACGCGGGTGAATTCGCGCTGGCCTCGGCGCTGGTCGACGAGTCCGCGGCGCTGACCGAGGCGACCGGCCAGCCCCCCATGGCGTACCCCTCGCTGCCGCTCATCGCCTGGCGCGGCGACGACGACCGGGCGGCGGAACTGCTCGAGAGCGCCGCCGCGTGGGCGACCACCTGGGGCGAGGGGCGGGCCATCGGCCAGAAGGACTATCTGCTCGCGGTCCTGTACAACGGCCTCGGCCGGTACCAGGACGCCCTGGCCCGCGCCGGCCACGCGGTGGAGCACGAGGACCTGGCCGTCACCGGCTTCGCCCTCGCCGAACTCGTCGAGGCGGGCGCGCGCGGCGACACCCCCGAGGCGGCCGAGGCCGCGGCGGCGGCCCTGAGCCGGCTGGAGGTGCGGGCGCGCGCCGCGGGCACCGACTGGGCGCTCGGCGTGCTGGCCCGGTCGGCGGCGCTGCTTGCCGAGGGCCCGGCCGCCGACCGGCTGTACCGCGAGGCCCTCGACCACCTCGGCCGCAGCCGGGTCGCCGTGCACCTCGCCCGTACACACCTGGTGTACGGCGAGTGGCTCCGCCGCGAGAACCGCCGCGTGGACGCGCGCCGACACCTGCGTACCGCCTACGAGATGCTGCGGGGCTTCGGTGCGGTGGCCTACGCCGAGCGCGCCCACCGCGAACTCCTGGCCACCGGCGAGACGCTGCGGCGCAGGACGGTCGAGGTACGGGATCCGCGGGAGGCGCTGACCGCGCAGGAGGCGCAGATCGCCCGGCTGGCCGCCGGCGGGATGACGAACTCCGAGATCGGCGCCGAGCTGTTCATCAGCCCCCGCACCGTCGAGTGGCATCTGCGCAAGGTGTTCACCAAACTCGACGTCAACTCGCGGAACAAGCTCCACACGGCGCTGACCCGGGCCTGA
- a CDS encoding hypothetical protein (identified by MetaGeneAnnotator; putative;~sequence version:1), giving the protein MNAGLPDGWTIERLRSVSGDPEAAVLSPDRRVVVEDHGGVGGHTPLRPEIVLSFHELCLVRADDEWYMGQLGADGSIVCWASYGCALEEALRGL; this is encoded by the coding sequence ATGAACGCCGGACTGCCTGACGGATGGACGATCGAGCGGCTGCGCTCCGTCTCCGGAGACCCCGAAGCCGCCGTACTGTCCCCCGACCGGCGCGTCGTCGTGGAGGACCACGGCGGCGTGGGGGGACACACCCCTCTCCGACCCGAGATCGTCCTCTCCTTCCACGAGCTGTGTCTCGTGCGCGCCGACGACGAGTGGTACATGGGACAGCTCGGCGCCGACGGGTCGATCGTGTGCTGGGCGTCGTACGGCTGCGCCTTGGAAGAGGCCCTGCGGGGGCTGTGA